A DNA window from uncultured Methanoregula sp. contains the following coding sequences:
- a CDS encoding RNA-guided pseudouridylation complex pseudouridine synthase subunit Cbf5, with amino-acid sequence MTDAVDPKEPEKVHLWSGSGIIVLDKPRGPSSHEVAAWVGNMLGCPVGHSGTLDPQVSGLLLIMLGNAVRLAPLLLQHDKEYVCLMRLHGDATPERIREVGTEFTGRLYQRPPRKSAVKRNLRIRTIQELEILGIDGRLVLFRARCDAGTYIRSLCHHMGLALGVGAHMIELRRTRSGTFGEADLHTLHEVQDAAVAAQAGDRSALVSLILPVDRAVPDIPAIVIRDTAIDAVCHGAVLAGPGILTHAPFEKGQTVALLSQKNEFVALGRALVPSAGFEPGKTGLVIAPTAVFLAPGTYPKGWEKSDKPVVPREKRQKKPQVSGPAKTADKRAGSFQKRRPDGNQGNRFWRKR; translated from the coding sequence ATGACAGATGCGGTTGATCCAAAAGAGCCGGAAAAAGTTCACCTGTGGAGCGGGTCCGGGATCATTGTGCTCGACAAACCCCGGGGCCCGTCCAGCCATGAAGTGGCAGCCTGGGTGGGGAATATGCTGGGCTGCCCGGTGGGGCACTCCGGTACCCTCGACCCGCAGGTCTCCGGCCTCCTCCTGATCATGCTCGGAAACGCGGTGCGCCTTGCCCCGCTCCTCCTCCAGCATGACAAGGAATATGTCTGCCTGATGCGCCTCCACGGGGATGCAACCCCCGAGCGCATCCGCGAGGTGGGCACAGAGTTCACCGGCCGCCTGTACCAGCGCCCGCCCCGCAAAAGTGCCGTGAAGCGCAACCTCCGCATCAGGACCATCCAGGAACTGGAGATTCTCGGCATCGATGGCCGGCTCGTCCTCTTCCGGGCCCGGTGCGATGCCGGTACGTACATCCGGTCGCTCTGCCACCACATGGGGCTCGCCCTCGGGGTCGGAGCGCACATGATCGAACTCCGCCGGACCCGCTCCGGCACATTCGGTGAAGCTGACCTGCACACCCTGCACGAGGTGCAGGACGCAGCCGTTGCCGCGCAGGCAGGAGACCGCAGTGCGCTCGTCTCCCTGATCCTCCCGGTGGACCGGGCGGTTCCCGATATACCGGCCATTGTCATCCGCGACACAGCGATCGATGCAGTCTGCCACGGGGCCGTGCTTGCCGGCCCGGGCATCCTCACCCATGCGCCGTTCGAGAAAGGCCAGACCGTTGCTCTTCTCTCGCAGAAGAACGAGTTTGTCGCGCTCGGCCGGGCGCTCGTGCCCTCCGCGGGATTCGAACCGGGGAAGACCGGCCTTGTCATAGCACCGACCGCGGTATTTCTCGCACCGGGAACCTACCCGAAGGGCTGGGAGAAATCGGATAAGCCCGTTGTGCCCCGCGAGAAGAGACAAAAGAAACCT
- a CDS encoding MEMAR_RS02690 family S-layer glycoprotein — translation MTKRFTIALIALALFVLVAVMPVSASFYNTSYNISQGATVFIGEQGLNVSIAQMGGLYSQGASTTDPSLRGGADATAGTIGWWASAANLQNTNPTTTANLVGQNNSFTVAPNTFVGYTGNWYIVNQSTQRACTPAIFTVADPTLAVKIWDFTQNTDMTGKSVPQGEALGFAIETNMWNALDSRYRTPVWNDMASHGTVGGNTQTDGYLDIKVKDESGTTYTALWNANNVNNVATQAIAITQQNVSAATWKWGLTNAATESNWSTGALVNGQYAYPVGTYTVTAESKLNNMKDNYKNAGADYTGKTVSATQTIQLVSDTLKVEANKDSVVRSKPFSITITGKPNTLYHVWVKGTSTMAGTYDNQPPYINANQDGVKFDQVWTSTGPLVYNGTNSGISSGGYNYQNAGSTLTRVWDDVAHGTLGETSANTLGYGSYVNANVTTSVSGTRTVEFLTNNWTKAQKYTIHVEKWDSANQWKSDEVDVKVEKGAVTIVAAGDQSYYLGEEIKFSGTNTETYKTYLFLIGPNLPTNGANIANTNPRANAVTDGVASTFQAVDVQGDNTWSWKWGTANYALDAGSYTIYAVSQPKNKENLGSAAFGTVSIVIKKPFVSATASQSTVAQGDKVFITGIAEGQPPKGVQIWVLGKNYPKEAADVKTEAVNSDGSFKYEITRTTTGGMYAGQYFVVVQHPMQNTIFDVVPTAGTGTDSGKTVVTNMQLGVAGTGTKVFTLLGAGSLQGSDAAEALVQGINDPNVDDTYTKLQFIVETPKITIAPISDKHVGDKFTITATTNLAVDDDVLVQVVSSSFKPTQKSQSGEFSGAGQTIKVKKGDSGLNALSYDVDASAFKPDEYLVTMQGVLVTAASDSALFNVLEGSAPTAVPTVVATTAAPVTTAAPTKAPTTVATPVPTTKSPGYGALIALIGLGAVAFIVVRRH, via the coding sequence ATGACTAAGCGATTTACTATCGCACTGATTGCCCTTGCGCTGTTTGTGCTTGTTGCAGTAATGCCGGTATCGGCATCGTTCTACAACACTTCGTACAACATCAGTCAGGGTGCAACAGTGTTTATTGGAGAGCAGGGACTGAATGTCTCTATTGCACAGATGGGCGGATTATATTCTCAGGGTGCATCTACCACCGATCCGTCTCTTAGAGGCGGTGCCGATGCAACAGCCGGTACAATCGGCTGGTGGGCATCTGCAGCAAACCTGCAGAACACCAACCCGACGACCACTGCCAACCTGGTCGGCCAGAACAACTCGTTCACTGTAGCTCCCAACACCTTTGTTGGCTACACCGGTAACTGGTATATCGTCAACCAGTCCACGCAGCGTGCATGTACTCCCGCAATCTTCACGGTTGCAGACCCGACCCTGGCTGTCAAGATCTGGGACTTCACCCAGAACACGGACATGACCGGCAAGTCAGTTCCGCAGGGTGAGGCACTTGGTTTCGCAATTGAGACCAACATGTGGAACGCACTTGACAGCAGGTACCGTACACCTGTCTGGAACGACATGGCATCCCACGGCACTGTTGGTGGCAACACCCAGACTGACGGCTACCTTGATATCAAGGTCAAGGACGAGTCCGGAACGACTTACACGGCACTCTGGAATGCAAACAATGTAAACAACGTTGCAACCCAGGCAATTGCGATTACCCAGCAGAACGTATCTGCAGCAACCTGGAAGTGGGGCCTGACCAACGCGGCCACTGAGTCCAACTGGTCAACCGGTGCACTCGTCAACGGTCAGTATGCGTACCCGGTCGGAACCTACACGGTTACCGCTGAGTCCAAGCTGAACAACATGAAGGACAACTACAAGAATGCAGGTGCAGATTACACCGGCAAGACTGTATCCGCAACCCAGACCATCCAGCTCGTCTCCGACACGCTGAAGGTTGAGGCCAACAAGGATTCCGTTGTCCGCAGCAAGCCGTTCTCGATCACCATCACCGGCAAGCCCAACACCCTCTACCACGTATGGGTCAAGGGAACCAGCACCATGGCGGGCACTTACGACAACCAGCCCCCGTACATCAACGCGAACCAGGATGGAGTCAAGTTCGACCAAGTCTGGACCTCGACTGGACCTCTTGTATACAATGGTACAAACAGTGGAATTTCCTCTGGTGGGTACAACTACCAGAATGCAGGATCCACGTTAACCAGAGTCTGGGATGATGTAGCACACGGCACCCTCGGTGAAACGTCTGCTAACACGCTCGGTTACGGTTCATACGTGAACGCCAACGTCACCACGTCAGTATCCGGAACCAGGACTGTCGAGTTCCTTACCAACAACTGGACCAAGGCACAGAAGTACACGATCCATGTTGAGAAGTGGGACTCTGCCAACCAGTGGAAGAGCGACGAGGTTGACGTGAAGGTCGAGAAGGGCGCAGTCACCATCGTGGCAGCCGGCGACCAGAGCTACTACCTTGGAGAAGAGATCAAGTTCTCCGGTACTAACACTGAAACCTACAAGACCTACCTGTTCCTCATTGGACCCAACCTGCCGACCAACGGTGCAAACATTGCAAACACCAACCCGAGGGCAAACGCAGTCACTGACGGCGTAGCCTCGACCTTCCAGGCAGTAGATGTCCAGGGCGACAACACCTGGTCCTGGAAGTGGGGAACTGCAAACTATGCACTTGATGCAGGTTCATACACCATCTATGCAGTAAGCCAGCCCAAGAACAAGGAGAACCTTGGCTCAGCAGCATTCGGCACTGTATCGATTGTCATCAAGAAGCCGTTCGTTTCCGCAACTGCATCCCAGTCAACTGTAGCACAGGGTGACAAGGTATTCATCACCGGTATTGCAGAAGGCCAGCCCCCGAAGGGTGTCCAGATCTGGGTCCTTGGTAAGAACTACCCCAAGGAAGCAGCCGATGTCAAGACCGAAGCAGTCAACTCTGACGGCTCGTTCAAGTACGAGATCACCCGGACAACCACCGGCGGCATGTATGCAGGTCAGTACTTCGTCGTTGTCCAGCACCCGATGCAGAACACCATCTTCGATGTTGTTCCCACCGCAGGAACTGGCACTGACTCCGGCAAGACCGTTGTCACGAACATGCAGCTCGGCGTAGCCGGTACTGGAACCAAGGTCTTCACGCTCCTCGGAGCAGGAAGTCTCCAGGGCTCCGATGCAGCTGAGGCACTTGTCCAGGGAATCAACGACCCCAACGTCGATGATACCTACACCAAGCTCCAGTTCATTGTTGAGACCCCCAAGATCACCATCGCACCGATCAGCGACAAGCACGTCGGCGACAAGTTCACCATCACTGCGACCACCAACCTTGCAGTAGATGACGACGTACTCGTCCAGGTCGTTTCATCATCATTCAAGCCGACTCAGAAGTCCCAGAGCGGTGAGTTCAGCGGCGCAGGCCAGACCATCAAGGTCAAGAAGGGCGACAGCGGCCTGAACGCGCTCTCGTACGATGTTGATGCATCAGCATTCAAACCCGACGAGTACCTTGTCACCATGCAGGGAGTACTCGTAACTGCAGCCAGCGACTCTGCACTGTTCAACGTCCTTGAAGGATCTGCCCCAACCGCAGTCCCGACCGTCGTTGCAACCACTGCAGCACCCGTTACCACTGCAGCACCCACCAAGGCACCCACCACCGTTGCAACCCCGGTCCCGACCACCAAGTCGCCCGGCTACGGTGCACTGATTGCCCTGATTGGTCTCGGTGCAGTTGCATTCATCGTCGTGCGCAGGCACTAA
- a CDS encoding DUF1614 domain-containing protein, with the protein MGDGIRVYTGAGALPIFVLILLVILVIVLIPLLLLGIIGAAFTRLGFSWVAAIAVVLLMLVGSFVNIPVYRMKRDMIRVSGETPVGFDIPTPFMSQQVWETRIAVNLGGAIIPVCIAIYLLYQAIPAVGNSLLPQAALCIAVVAGVSFVSTRMIEGYGLRVSLLIPALTALLVSVLIANGTGLAAAVIACAGGILGTLIGGNLAHLIGIKEIEIPVVSIGGAGTFGAIFLCCILPALIA; encoded by the coding sequence ATGGGTGACGGGATCCGGGTGTATACCGGGGCGGGAGCTCTTCCAATTTTTGTGCTTATTCTCCTGGTCATCCTCGTAATTGTCCTGATCCCGCTCCTTCTTCTGGGGATTATCGGTGCGGCATTCACAAGGCTCGGTTTTTCCTGGGTGGCAGCGATAGCGGTTGTCCTGCTGATGCTGGTTGGGAGTTTTGTTAATATTCCGGTGTACCGGATGAAGCGCGATATGATCCGGGTCTCCGGAGAAACTCCTGTCGGGTTCGATATCCCGACACCTTTCATGTCGCAGCAGGTCTGGGAAACCCGGATCGCGGTTAATCTCGGGGGTGCGATCATTCCCGTCTGTATCGCAATCTACCTGTTGTATCAGGCAATCCCGGCTGTCGGCAACTCCCTCCTCCCGCAGGCTGCACTCTGCATTGCGGTAGTTGCCGGTGTATCGTTCGTCTCAACCCGGATGATCGAAGGATATGGTCTCCGGGTCTCCCTGCTCATTCCGGCGCTGACGGCACTTCTTGTCTCGGTCCTCATCGCTAATGGAACAGGACTTGCAGCAGCCGTGATTGCATGCGCCGGTGGGATCCTTGGGACCCTGATCGGCGGGAACCTGGCACACCTCATTGGAATAAAAGAGATTGAAATCCCCGTGGTCAGTATCGGGGGTGCGGGAACCTTTGGCGCGATTTTTCTCTGCTGCATCCTGCCGGCACTGATTGCATAA
- a CDS encoding fibrillarin-like rRNA/tRNA 2'-O-methyltransferase has translation MIRIGDVLVSRGEGGVYGERMLAGARVWDPYRSKLAALYYVGTGVELTPGMRVLYLGAANGTTVSHVADYTEVVYAVEFAPHPMQDMLEVARRRKNIVPIMADACRPEQYAPLVEAVDLLYQDVAQPDQAEIAIRNCAFLKEGGTLILMLKTRSVDIRKTPGEVFQDTVAILEAAGLFVMEQVWLTPYHQDHAAIVCTKPGAGRKGGVNNG, from the coding sequence ATGATCCGGATTGGTGACGTTCTGGTATCCCGTGGCGAGGGGGGTGTCTATGGCGAGCGCATGCTCGCTGGCGCCCGGGTCTGGGATCCGTACCGGAGCAAGCTTGCAGCATTGTACTATGTCGGCACCGGTGTGGAACTGACACCGGGGATGCGGGTTCTCTATCTCGGAGCAGCGAATGGTACGACCGTCTCCCACGTTGCGGATTACACGGAAGTAGTCTATGCGGTGGAATTCGCCCCGCACCCCATGCAGGATATGCTGGAAGTGGCCCGTCGGCGTAAAAACATCGTGCCGATCATGGCCGATGCATGCCGGCCGGAGCAGTACGCACCTCTTGTGGAAGCCGTTGACCTGCTTTACCAGGATGTTGCCCAGCCGGACCAGGCGGAAATTGCGATCAGGAACTGCGCGTTCCTCAAAGAAGGGGGAACGCTGATCCTCATGCTCAAGACGCGGAGTGTCGATATACGAAAAACTCCCGGTGAGGTATTCCAGGATACGGTTGCAATCCTCGAAGCCGCGGGTCTTTTCGTCATGGAACAGGTCTGGCTGACTCCGTATCACCAGGATCATGCAGCCATAGTCTGTACAAAACCCGGGGCTGGACGCAAGGGAGGGGTGAACAATGGGTGA
- a CDS encoding thymidylate synthase: MRIIRAPSIGKAHELVVKMILEKGWLLRTEDAEATVEFEEIALQVDTPLAELMTSPSSRFQQRFVEQYAKDLLQGSHASFEYDYHGRLFDWGERLVSEGQPVHVDQIAYIVEKLRSSPETRRAIAITWNPVIDEKLDDCPCLQLVQCVVRDGKLDMRVIFRSNDMLTAAGANMYALVQLQKSIADQLGLPCGTYTHISLVPHIYYIRDIHDIEPFCGKGSLIQPIREVCLACKRCDRAKSV, translated from the coding sequence ATGAGAATCATCCGGGCACCCAGTATCGGGAAGGCACACGAGCTGGTCGTCAAAATGATCCTTGAGAAAGGCTGGCTCCTCCGGACCGAAGATGCTGAAGCCACGGTGGAATTCGAAGAGATCGCATTGCAGGTAGATACCCCTCTTGCTGAACTGATGACAAGCCCGAGCTCCAGGTTCCAGCAGAGATTTGTAGAACAGTACGCAAAAGACCTGTTGCAGGGCTCGCACGCTTCCTTTGAATACGACTATCACGGACGGTTATTCGACTGGGGTGAACGGCTGGTGTCGGAAGGCCAGCCGGTACATGTCGACCAGATCGCCTATATTGTCGAAAAACTGAGATCATCCCCGGAGACCCGGCGGGCCATAGCTATAACCTGGAACCCGGTTATTGATGAAAAACTCGATGACTGTCCCTGCCTCCAGCTGGTCCAGTGCGTTGTCCGCGATGGCAAACTGGATATGCGGGTGATCTTCCGGTCGAACGATATGCTGACCGCAGCCGGAGCCAACATGTATGCCCTTGTCCAGCTCCAGAAGTCCATCGCCGACCAGCTGGGGCTTCCCTGCGGCACCTATACCCACATCTCCCTTGTTCCCCACATTTATTATATCCGGGATATCCACGACATCGAGCCGTTCTGCGGCAAAGGATCCCTGATACAGCCGATCCGGGAAGTCTGCCTCGCCTGCAAACGATGTGACCGGGCCAAATCAGTCTGA
- a CDS encoding AMP phosphorylase — protein MKLTAKVLDIATRGILLNRLDARSIGVMNGDRVQIINPKNGISVAAFVETTSTIAQQGTGGIFRITNERLHLDDGDPIEVREAGRPASLDFIKKKMDGGRLTKEETLTIIRDVVSDDLSPAELTAFITASYVNPLDMDEVENLTRAMVETGEQIKFPSRPIVDKHSIGGVPGNKISFLVVPVIAASGLKIPKTSSRAITGAGGTADLMEVLAFVEFSSGEVQQMTEKVGGCIVWGGATNIAPADDRIIIQEYPFKIDARGQMLASVMAKKFAVGANLVVIDIPVGQHTKVATMQEGRKLAREFIELGERLNMKVECALTYGDIPVGHSIGPKLEVIEALRVLEGSAEPNSFIQKSLSIAGIALEMAGKAPRGSGTAMAQEILSSGKALEKFRRIIEIQGGDPNVKSSDISPGEHQFVVKSPASGYVIEMNNRSLITLARTAGAPHDRGAGILLHAKKGKLVKSGDPLFTLYADRGWRLQNAIEEGRRLMPVLVEGMLLDRVPSITEI, from the coding sequence ATGAAACTGACCGCAAAAGTCCTGGATATTGCAACACGGGGTATTCTTCTCAACCGGCTCGATGCCCGCAGTATCGGTGTAATGAATGGGGACCGTGTTCAGATTATCAATCCGAAAAATGGCATTTCTGTTGCTGCGTTTGTGGAAACCACGTCAACTATTGCCCAGCAGGGAACCGGCGGCATCTTCCGGATAACCAATGAACGCCTTCATCTTGATGACGGTGATCCGATTGAGGTCCGGGAAGCCGGCAGGCCCGCATCCCTGGATTTTATCAAGAAGAAGATGGATGGCGGCCGGCTGACAAAAGAGGAGACCCTCACTATCATCCGGGATGTTGTCAGCGATGATCTCTCTCCAGCAGAACTTACTGCCTTCATCACGGCATCCTATGTCAACCCTCTCGATATGGATGAAGTGGAGAACCTTACCCGGGCAATGGTGGAGACGGGAGAACAGATAAAATTCCCTTCCCGGCCTATTGTTGATAAACATTCCATTGGTGGAGTTCCCGGCAACAAGATCTCATTCCTCGTCGTTCCTGTTATTGCTGCAAGCGGCTTGAAAATCCCAAAAACCAGTTCCCGGGCTATCACCGGTGCGGGAGGAACTGCCGACCTCATGGAAGTGCTTGCATTTGTTGAGTTCTCTTCCGGGGAAGTGCAGCAGATGACCGAGAAAGTCGGGGGATGTATCGTCTGGGGGGGTGCCACAAACATTGCACCCGCCGATGATCGCATTATCATTCAGGAGTACCCGTTTAAGATTGATGCCCGGGGGCAGATGCTTGCAAGTGTCATGGCAAAAAAATTTGCAGTCGGGGCAAATCTTGTTGTTATCGATATTCCCGTAGGGCAGCATACCAAAGTTGCGACCATGCAGGAAGGAAGGAAACTTGCCCGGGAGTTTATCGAGCTGGGAGAACGCCTTAATATGAAAGTGGAATGCGCCCTTACCTACGGGGATATTCCCGTAGGGCACAGTATCGGCCCGAAGCTTGAAGTGATCGAAGCGCTCCGCGTGCTGGAAGGATCCGCTGAACCCAATTCATTTATCCAGAAGAGTCTTTCGATTGCAGGTATCGCCCTTGAAATGGCCGGAAAGGCCCCCCGGGGTAGCGGCACTGCCATGGCCCAGGAGATCCTCAGCAGCGGAAAAGCGCTGGAAAAGTTCCGGAGGATTATTGAGATCCAGGGCGGAGACCCTAATGTCAAATCCTCGGATATCAGCCCGGGAGAACACCAGTTTGTTGTGAAATCTCCTGCATCCGGATACGTCATCGAGATGAACAACCGATCTCTTATAACCCTTGCACGCACTGCGGGAGCTCCTCATGATCGGGGTGCCGGAATACTGCTCCATGCAAAAAAAGGCAAACTGGTCAAATCCGGCGATCCGCTTTTCACCCTCTATGCGGACCGGGGATGGCGCCTTCAGAATGCCATTGAAGAGGGACGCAGGCTTATGCCGGTTCTGGTCGAGGGCATGTTACTCGATCGCGTCCCCTCTATTACCGAGATTTAG
- a CDS encoding uroporphyrinogen-III synthase, which translates to MKIAITRLAGKEASDAARCADFGHSCYSVHPLRSEVREDAINAFLAEAEREAFDAVFFTSALPAKLIGPRLGSVKGTRIIAIGPQTAKELREHGIEAETLPGFYSKDFVPYLGTWIAGKRIGIPRAAVPNPALLDAIAAAGGIVREFPCYGLEPTGEILDLDTADAILFTSAMSFAKAVWTPRPDLLVMAIGEITAGGMQKAGTNPVVVGDGSLEGALTALNTYLAGRER; encoded by the coding sequence ATGAAGATCGCAATCACGAGGTTAGCCGGAAAGGAGGCGAGCGATGCTGCGCGGTGCGCGGATTTCGGACACTCGTGTTACAGCGTCCACCCGCTCCGGTCGGAGGTCCGGGAGGACGCAATTAATGCCTTCCTGGCAGAAGCAGAGCGGGAGGCCTTCGATGCAGTCTTTTTCACGAGTGCACTGCCGGCAAAACTGATAGGGCCAAGGCTGGGATCGGTAAAAGGTACCCGTATTATTGCTATCGGGCCCCAGACGGCAAAGGAACTCCGGGAGCATGGGATCGAGGCCGAGACGCTCCCGGGTTTCTATTCAAAGGATTTCGTACCCTACCTGGGAACCTGGATTGCCGGCAAACGGATCGGCATTCCCCGGGCAGCGGTCCCGAACCCGGCCCTTCTCGATGCCATTGCCGCAGCCGGGGGTATTGTCCGCGAGTTCCCGTGCTACGGCCTCGAGCCCACCGGTGAGATCCTGGATCTTGATACTGCCGACGCTATCCTCTTCACGAGCGCGATGTCGTTTGCAAAGGCCGTCTGGACCCCGCGCCCGGATCTTCTGGTGATGGCAATCGGGGAGATAACCGCCGGGGGTATGCAGAAGGCAGGAACGAACCCGGTCGTGGTGGGGGACGGTTCGCTGGAAGGTGCACTTACGGCACTCAATACCTATCTCGCAGGAAGGGAGAGATAA
- a CDS encoding tripartite tricarboxylate transporter permease gives MIELLLGTLIGVALGTVSGIIPGVHANTLAGVLLSLQLALLAFLGPLALAGAMFAALITHTFVDAIPSTFLGIPDADTSLSVLPAHALCMEGNGEEAVRIAALGSACAMVIAVPLSVLCFFALPALQPYFDWWIGILLVASVGYMIVTSEAPGWAFAVFLVSGMLGAFALHYAFLGWHTLAGGSAILMPLLTGLFGISVLLTASRGTLPEQNFQGLRVDDRTVVKCSVLGTFAGVAVGWLPGLSTASANGVLASLIGYEKDRRAYILATNAANTANAFIGLTALFALSRMRNGVMVALSELPLPTMSELMVVGVLAACAAYLITIGLSRSAHRLRGIDSRLMNRGVIAFVVCLSFLLTGPFGMVILLLAIAVGLVPHLVNIPRVYCMGAIMVPVMIWSFGFAVI, from the coding sequence ATGATCGAGCTCCTGCTTGGAACGCTCATCGGCGTGGCGCTGGGTACGGTCAGCGGGATCATTCCCGGTGTCCACGCAAACACGCTTGCCGGGGTTCTCTTGAGTCTCCAGCTTGCGCTCCTCGCGTTTCTCGGTCCCCTGGCCCTTGCCGGGGCAATGTTTGCTGCCCTGATTACCCACACGTTCGTGGATGCCATCCCGAGTACGTTCCTCGGGATACCCGATGCCGACACCTCCCTGTCAGTACTGCCCGCCCATGCGCTCTGCATGGAAGGCAATGGCGAGGAAGCGGTCCGGATCGCCGCACTCGGCAGCGCCTGCGCCATGGTGATTGCCGTCCCGCTCTCGGTCCTCTGCTTTTTTGCCCTCCCGGCCCTCCAGCCCTATTTTGACTGGTGGATCGGCATCCTGCTCGTTGCGTCGGTGGGTTACATGATTGTCACCAGTGAAGCCCCCGGCTGGGCATTTGCGGTTTTTCTGGTATCGGGTATGCTGGGTGCCTTTGCCCTCCACTATGCGTTCCTCGGCTGGCACACTCTTGCAGGGGGAAGTGCGATCCTCATGCCGCTCCTTACCGGGCTGTTTGGGATCTCCGTCCTCCTCACCGCGTCGCGGGGAACCCTGCCGGAGCAGAACTTTCAGGGATTGCGGGTTGATGACCGGACCGTGGTGAAATGTTCGGTCCTGGGAACGTTCGCCGGTGTTGCCGTGGGATGGCTTCCGGGTCTCTCGACCGCCTCGGCAAATGGTGTGCTGGCCTCGTTAATCGGGTACGAGAAGGATCGCCGGGCCTACATTCTTGCAACGAACGCGGCAAACACCGCCAACGCGTTCATCGGCCTTACTGCCCTCTTTGCTCTCTCCCGGATGCGCAACGGGGTTATGGTCGCCCTGTCGGAACTTCCCCTGCCAACGATGAGCGAGCTGATGGTTGTCGGCGTCCTGGCCGCCTGTGCTGCGTATCTCATCACGATCGGCCTTTCCCGCTCTGCCCACCGCCTTCGCGGGATCGACAGCCGGCTGATGAACCGGGGCGTGATCGCGTTTGTTGTCTGCCTCAGTTTTCTCCTCACCGGCCCGTTCGGGATGGTCATCCTTCTCCTGGCGATTGCGGTCGGCCTCGTTCCCCATCTCGTGAATATTCCGCGGGTCTATTGTATGGGAGCTATCATGGTTCCCGTCATGATCTGGTCGTTTGGCTTTGCCGTGATCTAA
- a CDS encoding NOP5/NOP56 family protein — MRSYWFGDLEDGVCTPFLGDVPLRADRVAALRTNLEDFVPLAWEDARECGICTSREDYLSALREVCFFAAEQEIRDRYAVKDAELLQMVRTLDEIDDVINLLSERVAEWHQVRHPTFSRKYRKTPAHVLIKTIAMKGRGALGRTAGQIEQLAGARTDLAREVSDRANRVMPNTSALIGGLVAARLMAQAGGLLPLSRLPASVIQVLGARTALFAHLRTKSPSPKHGIIFQHRRVHNAPREVRGKVARVLAGKLAIAARLDYFRGVAVPEFLEKAQERIDAVGTITPGKEQP, encoded by the coding sequence ATGCGGTCCTACTGGTTCGGCGATCTGGAAGATGGTGTCTGCACGCCCTTTTTAGGAGATGTTCCGTTGCGGGCGGATCGGGTCGCGGCTCTCCGTACGAACCTTGAGGACTTTGTCCCTCTTGCCTGGGAGGATGCCCGGGAATGCGGGATCTGCACCAGCCGGGAAGACTACCTCTCTGCTTTGCGGGAAGTCTGTTTTTTTGCAGCAGAGCAGGAGATCCGGGACCGGTACGCCGTCAAGGATGCCGAGCTCCTCCAGATGGTCCGGACTCTGGACGAGATAGACGATGTCATCAACCTGCTCTCCGAGCGGGTTGCGGAATGGCACCAGGTGCGGCACCCCACCTTCTCCCGGAAATACCGGAAAACCCCGGCCCATGTCCTCATCAAAACCATCGCCATGAAAGGGCGCGGAGCCCTCGGCAGGACTGCCGGCCAGATCGAACAACTGGCCGGTGCGAGGACCGATCTTGCCCGCGAGGTCTCCGACCGGGCAAACCGGGTGATGCCCAACACCAGTGCCCTGATCGGAGGACTTGTTGCGGCCCGGCTCATGGCTCAAGCCGGCGGTCTTCTCCCGCTCTCCCGGCTCCCGGCAAGCGTGATCCAGGTCCTGGGCGCCCGAACAGCGCTTTTTGCTCACCTGAGGACAAAGTCCCCGTCTCCCAAGCACGGGATCATCTTCCAGCACCGGCGGGTTCACAATGCACCCCGCGAGGTTCGCGGGAAGGTGGCCCGGGTTCTTGCAGGAAAACTGGCAATCGCTGCCCGGCTCGATTACTTCCGAGGCGTGGCAGTACCGGAATTCCTTGAAAAAGCCCAGGAGAGGATTGATGCTGTGGGAACCATCACACCTGGAAAGGAGCAGCCATGA